Genomic segment of Streptomyces sp. NBC_00654:
GACGGTTGCCGATCTTGGTGATGCGGGTGTAACCACCGGGGCGGTTCTCGTACCGCGGGGCGATCTCGGTGAACAGCGTGTGCACGATGCTCTTGTCCGTGATCGTCTGCAGCACCAGGCGACGGTTGTGGATGTCGCCCTTCTTCGCCTTGGTGACCAGGCGCTCGGCGACCGGACGCAGGCGACGGGCCTTGGCCTCGGTCGTGGTGATGCGACCGTGCTCGAACAGCGACTTCGCCAGGTTGGCGAGAAGCAGACGCTCGTGCGCGGCGCTGCCGCCCAGACGGGCACCCTTTGCGGGACGCGGCATGGTGTTTCTCCTTGTGTGCTGCACCGGCCGTATCAGGTACCGGTGTCAGTTCCCACGAGGCGGCTGCCTCACGGAAGTCTTGATGAACCCCGGTCCGGGGCACCCAGCGATCCCGGGCGCCCCAGCCGGAGGCGTACTAGTACTGCTCGGTCTCCACGAAACCGGCATCCGCGTCGTCGTCCGCGCCGAACGCGTCCGCCGCGGCGGTCGGGTCGAAGCCGGGAGGCGAGTCCTTCAGCGCGAGGCCCATACCGGCCAGCTTCGCCTTGACCTCGTCGATCGACTTCGCACCGAAGTTGCGGATGTCGAGCAGGTCGGCCTCGGAACGCGCCACGAGCTCACCCACGGAGTGGATGCCCTCGCGCTTGAGGCAGTTGTACGAGCGGACCGTGAGCTCCAGCTCCTCGATCGGCAGCGCCAGATCGGCGGCCAGGGCCGCGTCCGTCGGCGACGGGCCCATGTCGATGCCCTCGGCGTCGATGTTGAGCTCGCGCGCCAGACCGAACAGCTCGACCAGGGTCTTACCGGCGGACGCCATGGCGTCGCGCGGGCGCATGGCCTGCTTGGTCTCGACGTCGACGATCAGCTTGTCGAAGTCGGTGCGCTGCTCGACACGGGTCGCCTCGACCTTGTACGTGACCTTGAGCACCGGCGAGTAGATGGAGTCGACCGGAATCCGGCCGATCTCCTGGCCCACCTGCTTGTTCTGGACGGCGGAGACGTAGCCGCGACCGCGCTCGACGGTCAGCTCCATCTCCAGCTTGCCCTTGCCGTTCAGCGTGGCCAGGACCAGGTCCGGGTTGTGGACCTCGACACCGGCCGGCGGGGCGATGTCAGCAGCGGTGACCAGGCCGGGACCCTGCTTGCGCAGGTACATCACGACCGGCTCGTCGTGCTCCGAGGAGACGACCAGCTGCTTGATGTTGAGGATGAGGTCGGTCACGTCCTCCTTGACGCCCGGCACGGTGGTGAACTCGTGCAGGACACCGTCGATCCGGATGCTGGTGACAGCAGCGCCGGGGATCGAGGAGAGGAGCGTGCGGCGCAGGGAGTTGCCGAGGGTGTAGCCGAAGCCCGGCTCCAGCGGCTCGATGACGAACCGGGACCGGAACTCGTCGACGACCTCTTCGGTCAGCGACGGACGCTGAGCGATCAGCATGAGGAGAATCCTTCAGTCGTGGGCACCCACTATTTGATGCCCGACAGATGAAACAAGGGTACGGGCGGCACACCCCCGAAGAGATGTACCGCCCGGTCCCACAGGTGCGCGTTACACGCGGACGGCCGTTACCGGCGTCCGTGCGTCAGACGCGACGACGCTTCGGCGGACGGCAGCCGTTGTGCGGCGTCGGGGTGACGTCCTGGATCGAACCGACCTCGAGGCCCGTGGCCTGGAGGGAGCGGATCGCGGTCTCGCGGCCGGAGCCCGGACCCTTGACGAAGACGTCAACCTTGCGCATGCCGTGCTCCTGCGCGCGGCGGGCGGCCGACTCGGCGGCCATCTGCGCGGCGAAGGGGGTGGACTTGCGCGAGCCCTTGAAGCCGACGTGGCCGGCGGAGGCCCAGGAGATCACGTTGCCCGAGGGGTCCGTGATCGAGACGATGGTGTTGTTGAACGTGCTCTTGATGTGCGCGTGGCCGTGAGCGACGTTCTTCTTTTCCTTGCGACGCACCTTCTTGGCTGCGCCCTGACGACCCTTGGGGGGCATGTCTTGACTCCAGATGGAGAGGGGAGGTGATCGGTCCTACAGCGAAGACCGCTGGATGCTGCGGATGTCCGGGGATCCGGACGCTCGCAGTGCGTCCGCTGAGGACTACTTCTTGCCCGGCTTCTTCTTACCGGCGATGGCGCGACGCGGGCCCTTGCGGGTACGCGCGTTCGTGCTGGTGCGCTGGCCGTGGACCGGCAGACCGCGACGGTGACGGATGCCCTGGTAGCAGCCGATCTCGACCTTGCGGCGGATGTCGGCCTGGATCTCGCGTCGAAGGTCACCCTCGGTGCGGAGGTTGGCGTCGACGTACTCGCGGATCTTGACCAGGTCCTCTTCGGCCAGGTCACGAACGCGGGTGTTCGGGTTCACGCCGGTGGTGGCGAGGATCTCCTTGGACCGGGTGCGCCCGATGCCGAAGACGTAGGTGAGGGCAACCTCCACGCGCTTTTCGCGCGGGATGTCAACACCTGAAACGCGTGCCATTCAATGGCTCCAGTTGTTATATCGGGGGTCTTCCGCAGTGCCGCTCCCGGCCGCCGACCTCTCGCTCGGAGAGGTGGTACGTCCGGGTCCCCGGCCCCCGCCGGAGGTGTCGTCAGCCGTGGCTTGGACGGGCTCTGCGTATGTACGTATTACGTGCGTCGCGCGAAGTGCTGCGAGATGCAGGTGGTCGTGCGTCAGCCCTGGCGCTGCTTGTGGCGCAGGTTGTCGCAGATGACCATGACCCGACCGTGACGGCGGATCACCTTGCACTTGTCGCAGATCTTCTTGACGCTCGGCTTGACCTTCATGGGATGTCAGGTTCTCCGGGTCAGTGCCATCACCGCGCCGAAACGGGGTGGGGGCAAGATCTACTTGTACCGGTAGACGATCCGGCCACGCGTCAGGTCGTACGGAGAGAGCTCCACCACGACCCGGTCGTCCGGGAGGATACGGATGTAGTGCATCCGCATCTTGCCGGAGATGTGCGCGAGGACCTTGTGACCGTTCTGGAGTTCCACCTTGAACATGGCGTTCGGGAGGGACTCGATCACGGTGCCCTCAATTTCGATGGCACCTTGCTTCTTGGCCACGCTTCGCCTTTCGAATCGGCTACCTTGATCGACTCTCATCGCCGTATGCGGACACACGGATGCACGAGAGCCGACGAGTCAGTCTACGTCAGCGGACTCCAAAAGACGAATCCGTCAAGTTTGCCCAGTGCGGATGATCCTTAGACCTGCGGAAGACCGGCGGGATCAGCCCAGCGGGTCGGGGGCCGCCGTGATGCCGTACTCCGCGAGCTTCGCCCGGCCGCAGTCCACCGCGGTCAGGACGAGCGGGCCGTTCTCCGTCAGGGCGATGGAGTGCTCCCAGTGCGAGGACCAGGTGCCGTCCGTCGTCAGGACGGTCCACTCGTCGCTGAGCACCTCCGTCTGCGCCGTACCGAGCGAGACCATGGGCTCGATGGCCAGGCAGACGCCCGGGACCAGCTTGATGCCCTTGCCGCGCTTGCGGGAGACGTAGTTCAGCAGGTGCGGGTCCATGTGCATCTCGGTGCCGATGCCGTGGCCGCCGTAGTCCTCGATGATCCCGTACTTGCCGGTGGCCGGCCGGGGCTGGCGGCGGATGTAGGACTCGATCGCCTTCGAGATGTCGACCAGCCGGTTGTTCACCTTCATCGCGGCGATGCCGGCCCACATCGACTCCTCGGTCACCCGGGAGAGCTCGATCAGCTCCGGAGCGTGACCGGTGCCGACGAAAGCCGTGTACGCGGCATCACCGTGCCAGCCGTCGATGATCGCGCCGGCGTCGATCGAGATGATGTCGCCGTCCTTGAGGACGGTCTTCTCGTCGGGGATGCCGTGCACGACGACCTCGTTGACCGAGGTGCAGATGGTCGCGGGGAATCCGCCGTACCCGAGGAAGTTCGACTTCGCCCCGTGGTCGGCGATCACCTTGCGCGCGACCTCGTCCAGGTCCTTCGTGGTGGCGCCCGGCACGGCCGCCTCACGGGTGGCGGCGTGAATGGCAGCGACCACCAGGCCGGCCTCGCGCATCTTCGCGATCTGCTCGGGGGTCTTGATCTGCACCATTGCTCGGCGCCTCTCTGCATCGAAGGATGGCGGCTGCGGCCGTACCCAACGATACGGCGCAAACAGTCGGCCGCGGCGCCCCTGGGGCGCCGCGGCCGACTGCGAAGGTGGGAAACGGGGCGTTGCTAGTCCTGGTCGGACTTCTGGAGCGCCTCCATGGCACGCGCGGTCACATCGGTGACCTTGCCGAGCGCGGAGATGGTCACTACCAGGCCCTGGGCCCGGTAGTAGTCGATGATCGGCTCGGTCTGCGTGTGGTAGACCTCCAGCCGGGTACGGACCGTCTCCTCGCTGTCGTCGTCCCGCTGGTACAGCTCGCCGCCGCAGGTGTCGCAGACACCCTCGGTCCGCGGCGGGTTGTACGTCACGTGGAAGACGTGCGCGCTGTCGCTGCGGCAGATGCGGCGGCCCGCGATCCGCTTCACGACCTCGTCCTCGGGGACCTCCAGGTCGAGGACCGCGTCCAGCTTTACGCCCTCGTCCTTGAGCATCGCGTCAAGGGCTTCGGCCTGACCCACGTTGCGCGGGAAGCCGTCGAGCAGGAAGCCGTTCACGGCGTCCGACTGGGCCATGCGGTCCTTGGCCATCCCGATGGTGACCTCGTCCGGCACCAGCTGACCGGCGTCCATGAAGGCGCGGGCCTGCTTGCCGAGGTCGGTGCCCCGGCTGATGTTGGCGCGGAAGAGATCGCCCGTCGAGATGTGCGGAATCGACAGGTTCTTGGCAAGGTACGCAGCCTGCGTTCCCTTGCCGGCACCAGGAGGCCCGACGAGGACGATTCGCATCAGCGGAGGAACCCTTCGTAATTGCGCTGCTGGAGCTGACTCTCGATCTGCTTCACGGTTTCCAGACCCACACCCACGATGATGAGGATGCTCGTCCCGCCGAACGGGAAGTTCTGGTTAGCACCGCCGAAGCCTGCCAACGCCATCGTCGGCACCAGAGCGATCAGACCCAGGTACAGCGAGCCCGGCCAAGTGATCCTGTTGAGCACGTAGCTCAGGTACTCGGCAGTAGGTCGACCAGCCCGGATACCCGGGATGAAGCCACCATACTTCTTCATGTTGTCGGCGACTTCCTCGGGGTTGAACGAGATCGCCACGTAGAAGAAGGCGAAGAACACGATCAACAGGAAGTACGTCGCGATGTAGTACGGGTGGTCACCCTTGACGAAGTGGTCCTGGATCCAGGTCGCCCAGCCCGCCTGGGAACCGGAGAACTGGACGATCAGGGCCGGGATGTAGAGCAGCGACGAGGCGAAGATGACGGGAATCACACCCGCCTGGTTCACCTTCAGCGGGATGTACGTGGACGTACCGCCGTACGACCGGCGGCCGATCATGCGCTTCGCGTACTGCACCGGGATACGGCGCTGGGCCTGCTCGACGAAGACGACGAGCGCGACCATCACGAAGCCGATGAGGATGACCGTGCCGAACTCGATCCAGCCGTCGGCCAGCTTGCCGCTCTCCTTGATGGCCCACAGGGCACCCGGGAAGCTCGCGGCGATCGAGATGAACATCAGGATCGACATGCCGTTGCCGATGCCGCGGTCCGTGATGAGCTCACCGAGCCACATGACGGCGGCGGTACCGGCGGTCATGGTGAGCACCATGACGACGGTGGTGAAGATCGACTGGTTCGGGACGATCTGGTCGCCCACGGAGCAGCTGCTGAACAGCGCACCGCTGCGGGCGGTTGCCACCAGACCCGTGCCCTGGAGGATGGCGAGCGCCACGGTCAGATAACGCGTGTACTGCGTGATCTTGGCCGTGCCGGACTGACCCTCCTTCTTGAGGGCCTCCAGCCGGGGGATGACGACGGTCAGCAGCTGGAGAATGATGCTGGCCGTGATGTACGGCATGATGCCGAGCGCGAAGATCGTGATCTGCAGCAGTGCACCACCGCTGAACATGTTCACCAGGCCGAAGAGGCTGTTGTTGCCCTTGCTTGCCTGGTCAACACAAATCTGGACGTTCTCGTAGCTCACACCGGGCACCGGGATGTGTGCCCCGAGCCGGTAAAGCACGATGATGCCGAGCGTGAAGAACAGCTTCTTGCGCAGGTCGGGCGTCTTGAACGCCCGGGCGAACGCGGTGAGCACGGTGCCTCCTGCGACCCCCGCGCAATGCGTAGAGGTGACGGTCTTGAGGATCGACGGATACGAAACAGTCAAAGGTCCCGGGGCAGTTGCCCAGGGAGATAGCACAACAACGCACGCCACCTTACCGGCGACCATGCCCGCCTAGGAACGACCAACCGGGGATGCCCCATATGAGAGGCATCCCCGGTCGGATGTTCAGTAC
This window contains:
- a CDS encoding DNA-directed RNA polymerase subunit alpha; its protein translation is MLIAQRPSLTEEVVDEFRSRFVIEPLEPGFGYTLGNSLRRTLLSSIPGAAVTSIRIDGVLHEFTTVPGVKEDVTDLILNIKQLVVSSEHDEPVVMYLRKQGPGLVTAADIAPPAGVEVHNPDLVLATLNGKGKLEMELTVERGRGYVSAVQNKQVGQEIGRIPVDSIYSPVLKVTYKVEATRVEQRTDFDKLIVDVETKQAMRPRDAMASAGKTLVELFGLARELNIDAEGIDMGPSPTDAALAADLALPIEELELTVRSYNCLKREGIHSVGELVARSEADLLDIRNFGAKSIDEVKAKLAGMGLALKDSPPGFDPTAAADAFGADDDADAGFVETEQY
- a CDS encoding adenylate kinase, coding for MRIVLVGPPGAGKGTQAAYLAKNLSIPHISTGDLFRANISRGTDLGKQARAFMDAGQLVPDEVTIGMAKDRMAQSDAVNGFLLDGFPRNVGQAEALDAMLKDEGVKLDAVLDLEVPEDEVVKRIAGRRICRSDSAHVFHVTYNPPRTEGVCDTCGGELYQRDDDSEETVRTRLEVYHTQTEPIIDYYRAQGLVVTISALGKVTDVTARAMEALQKSDQD
- the infA gene encoding translation initiation factor IF-1, giving the protein MAKKQGAIEIEGTVIESLPNAMFKVELQNGHKVLAHISGKMRMHYIRILPDDRVVVELSPYDLTRGRIVYRYK
- the rpsM gene encoding 30S ribosomal protein S13; the protein is MARVSGVDIPREKRVEVALTYVFGIGRTRSKEILATTGVNPNTRVRDLAEEDLVKIREYVDANLRTEGDLRREIQADIRRKVEIGCYQGIRHRRGLPVHGQRTSTNARTRKGPRRAIAGKKKPGKK
- the map gene encoding type I methionyl aminopeptidase → MVQIKTPEQIAKMREAGLVVAAIHAATREAAVPGATTKDLDEVARKVIADHGAKSNFLGYGGFPATICTSVNEVVVHGIPDEKTVLKDGDIISIDAGAIIDGWHGDAAYTAFVGTGHAPELIELSRVTEESMWAGIAAMKVNNRLVDISKAIESYIRRQPRPATGKYGIIEDYGGHGIGTEMHMDPHLLNYVSRKRGKGIKLVPGVCLAIEPMVSLGTAQTEVLSDEWTVLTTDGTWSSHWEHSIALTENGPLVLTAVDCGRAKLAEYGITAAPDPLG
- the rpsK gene encoding 30S ribosomal protein S11, translated to MPPKGRQGAAKKVRRKEKKNVAHGHAHIKSTFNNTIVSITDPSGNVISWASAGHVGFKGSRKSTPFAAQMAAESAARRAQEHGMRKVDVFVKGPGSGRETAIRSLQATGLEVGSIQDVTPTPHNGCRPPKRRRV
- the secY gene encoding preprotein translocase subunit SecY: MLTAFARAFKTPDLRKKLFFTLGIIVLYRLGAHIPVPGVSYENVQICVDQASKGNNSLFGLVNMFSGGALLQITIFALGIMPYITASIILQLLTVVIPRLEALKKEGQSGTAKITQYTRYLTVALAILQGTGLVATARSGALFSSCSVGDQIVPNQSIFTTVVMVLTMTAGTAAVMWLGELITDRGIGNGMSILMFISIAASFPGALWAIKESGKLADGWIEFGTVILIGFVMVALVVFVEQAQRRIPVQYAKRMIGRRSYGGTSTYIPLKVNQAGVIPVIFASSLLYIPALIVQFSGSQAGWATWIQDHFVKGDHPYYIATYFLLIVFFAFFYVAISFNPEEVADNMKKYGGFIPGIRAGRPTAEYLSYVLNRITWPGSLYLGLIALVPTMALAGFGGANQNFPFGGTSILIIVGVGLETVKQIESQLQQRNYEGFLR
- the rpmJ gene encoding 50S ribosomal protein L36; translation: MKVKPSVKKICDKCKVIRRHGRVMVICDNLRHKQRQG
- the rplQ gene encoding 50S ribosomal protein L17, with translation MPRPAKGARLGGSAAHERLLLANLAKSLFEHGRITTTEAKARRLRPVAERLVTKAKKGDIHNRRLVLQTITDKSIVHTLFTEIAPRYENRPGGYTRITKIGNRRGDNAPMAVIELVEALTVAQQATGEAEAATKRAVKEDALKKDEAPAEVVEDAKPAEADAESKDA